A stretch of Lactiplantibacillus brownii DNA encodes these proteins:
- a CDS encoding tyrosine-type recombinase/integrase yields MGTLNLRKISKKQGWILQYRFEQPEGGTKLRTKRFGKQENIRTIREAKRAANRWVQETQQAFDQGRGDSPTLGAFINNVWRKEHPNRGTATFERYTSTVDSQIIPLIGKKRLNQLSFRFLNQFLIDATKRYTKLTHKQLSHSGLYNYKRALSNILTFAVQTGYIEKNNMRHVSVDKIIPPANEQDKIINSSTTRNAYTQIELQTLMDDLKASPKVRQWELNFVTVMAGTGLRDQEMAALDFKHSVNWEENYLWINKAITATKEKAKLFKTTKNRVHRRVYFNETVRKALLSQYKIIQARAAKNPDYGWCMDEGAEKLFMVFAHGDGLPYRVSYLGSKLWPKLRDTSPMIPKYSLYSLRHTYATLAYHANPDAEAIAASIGDTLETFAKHYLHTMDSVQRKIGQVNFFE; encoded by the coding sequence ATGGGAACACTTAACCTTCGCAAAATTAGTAAGAAACAAGGTTGGATTCTACAATATCGATTTGAACAACCTGAAGGCGGCACCAAGCTTCGAACGAAGCGATTCGGTAAGCAAGAAAATATTCGAACTATTAGAGAAGCTAAAAGGGCTGCTAATAGGTGGGTGCAAGAAACCCAACAAGCCTTTGACCAAGGCCGAGGCGACTCTCCAACATTAGGAGCTTTCATCAACAATGTCTGGCGTAAAGAGCATCCTAATCGGGGCACCGCTACTTTTGAGCGATACACCTCAACCGTTGACAGCCAAATCATTCCTTTAATCGGCAAGAAACGGCTTAACCAATTAAGCTTTAGATTTCTCAATCAATTTTTAATCGACGCGACCAAACGCTATACCAAGCTTACTCATAAACAGTTATCACATAGTGGCTTATACAATTACAAGCGAGCGCTCAGCAATATCCTAACGTTTGCCGTGCAGACCGGCTACATCGAAAAGAACAACATGCGACATGTCAGCGTGGATAAAATTATCCCACCCGCTAATGAGCAAGATAAAATCATTAATTCGTCCACTACTCGTAACGCTTATACACAAATTGAATTGCAGACATTAATGGATGACTTAAAGGCTAGTCCTAAAGTTAGACAGTGGGAATTGAATTTCGTTACTGTCATGGCTGGAACTGGATTACGCGATCAAGAAATGGCGGCACTTGATTTCAAACATTCGGTTAACTGGGAAGAAAATTATCTATGGATTAATAAAGCAATAACCGCTACCAAAGAAAAAGCTAAGCTATTTAAAACTACTAAAAACCGTGTCCACCGTCGAGTTTATTTTAATGAAACCGTGCGAAAGGCTTTACTCAGCCAATACAAAATTATCCAAGCCCGTGCCGCTAAGAATCCAGATTACGGTTGGTGCATGGATGAGGGTGCTGAAAAGCTCTTCATGGTATTTGCCCATGGCGATGGCTTACCTTACCGAGTTTCCTATTTAGGCTCTAAGCTATGGCCGAAACTTCGTGATACTAGTCCGATGATACCTAAATACAGCCTTTACTCGTTACGTCACACTTACGCAACCTTGGCCTACCATGCTAATCCAGACGCCGAAG
- a CDS encoding recombinase family protein: MKTIKVGYARVSTGEDKQKLGLDLQKRALREQRCEFIFSEEESGTKDNRQEFSNAMQAAKYLAEEGYHVKFVVLKLDRLARHLVRSAMVIDDLQHYGIQLVSLKEDIDTSTPGGILQYQMLSMFAEFEVNQTKQRTKDALAELKKEGKVLGRPRIDPKVEKEVCRLYKRTEYPIAKIVKRTGVGRSTVFMIAKRNNLSRRRKSLTI; the protein is encoded by the coding sequence ATGAAGACTATTAAGGTAGGATACGCACGGGTTTCGACAGGTGAAGATAAACAGAAGTTAGGTTTAGACCTACAGAAACGTGCGTTAAGAGAGCAACGTTGTGAGTTTATTTTTTCGGAAGAGGAATCTGGAACGAAAGATAATCGACAAGAGTTTAGCAATGCCATGCAAGCTGCTAAGTATTTAGCTGAAGAAGGCTACCATGTTAAGTTTGTGGTCTTAAAACTAGACCGGCTGGCCAGACATTTAGTGCGTTCAGCCATGGTAATTGATGACTTGCAGCACTATGGGATTCAGTTAGTGTCCCTAAAGGAAGATATTGATACGTCAACGCCGGGTGGTATCTTGCAGTATCAAATGCTAAGCATGTTTGCGGAATTTGAAGTTAATCAAACTAAACAGCGGACTAAGGATGCACTGGCAGAATTGAAGAAAGAAGGGAAAGTGTTAGGGCGACCTAGGATTGACCCTAAAGTTGAAAAAGAGGTTTGTCGGCTATATAAACGAACAGAATACCCAATTGCTAAGATAGTTAAACGAACTGGAGTTGGTCGATCAACGGTATTTATGATTGCCAAACGTAATAATCTTAGCCGACGTCGAAAAAGCCTGACCATTTAA
- a CDS encoding site-specific DNA-methyltransferase translates to MTKDELDDGIALIKDKTSLNDAILKYVKTQTPEKKNPEGAADLIIAIINQQMKSVVERYQQNWDKLDPANIDKEKQNLEYGIIGAGNLPPNDPEDDNITHQVMSILNPLVDEIDTYFQSSNHDIKTKANGTITDGLEILDDSEPASIKPFNIYCSDYEKFHRSLQNQIEQGETDKIDAVITDPPYYINLASWDKELPDTSDDDGVASKESEFKNYLLSVNPLLSDDAFLLIFNTYENVQLLNALINKLSASADYPTFNYQTVNYEEWVKTNPDRKSDSKYRQRSEYVAIAYRDTPAGREKHQKLSNGNENQLYESSAKTKLFDDNKRINQTPKPPHMLMRLIQRYTEVGDTVLDSYSGSGSIMLAAYNLGRKAYGCELSRYTQIKGTNRVMRFRRYVGQRILRAEPWIDLKGFDVTPDEQELIDDTVWNTLQMLPDTQQRVNLINEALIKIKNDFRNRRVNTQVDADLAQLEQVTPTQRQAKTVKRQKSVEYALYQDSRLTKNELGTLLGFGQVWGATKDDPMSSFKDLFGVDSDDIDKVEQLFDPIALNLAIRFRYQHMLKRHTMDFSELMCQFSDSLHDQKHKPTDDQIIEYEHYLLQLLNDLNNYENQVQEQQLNYTLKAGKELDNSESQEIVGQIKYFYRIVGILLRTINAIHYYLLLNHENDEGAEPEYNFMADIQAILTEEHFRNGDYNKEIMRSAVTGDTRIFDKRLLKDDLGNKLKSQGLSNGLNYYNDFMANKLQRSNPHIFEIPALAPKAIIKGLKLKHADAKKYSMYSLLGWFKAGNKTTKADTEIVREKFENKVDEKQYLKSTIADLKHNRHMQVAEIARRLMLTQSTVNNYLKSE, encoded by the coding sequence ATGACAAAAGATGAATTAGACGACGGGATTGCGTTAATCAAAGATAAGACGTCGCTAAATGATGCAATACTTAAATATGTTAAAACTCAAACTCCTGAGAAGAAGAACCCAGAAGGAGCGGCTGACCTTATAATTGCCATTATCAATCAACAGATGAAGTCTGTGGTTGAAAGGTATCAGCAGAATTGGGACAAGCTAGACCCAGCGAATATCGATAAGGAGAAACAAAATCTGGAGTATGGCATTATAGGGGCAGGTAACTTACCGCCTAACGACCCAGAAGATGATAATATCACTCATCAAGTAATGTCTATCTTGAATCCATTAGTCGACGAAATTGATACGTATTTTCAATCATCAAACCATGATATTAAAACTAAAGCAAATGGCACAATAACTGATGGCTTGGAGATACTAGATGACTCGGAACCAGCGTCAATTAAGCCATTTAATATTTATTGTTCAGATTATGAAAAGTTCCATCGAAGCTTACAGAATCAGATTGAACAGGGGGAAACGGATAAGATTGATGCAGTTATTACTGACCCGCCGTATTACATCAATCTAGCGTCTTGGGATAAAGAGTTGCCAGACACTAGTGATGATGATGGTGTCGCAAGTAAAGAATCAGAATTCAAAAATTATCTATTATCAGTTAACCCATTGTTAAGTGATGATGCTTTTTTGCTAATTTTTAATACCTATGAAAATGTCCAATTACTGAATGCTCTAATCAATAAGTTAAGTGCTAGTGCTGATTACCCAACTTTTAACTACCAAACAGTCAATTATGAAGAGTGGGTGAAGACTAATCCAGATCGTAAGTCTGATTCTAAATACAGGCAACGCAGTGAATATGTTGCTATCGCCTACCGAGACACCCCAGCAGGTCGAGAAAAACATCAAAAGTTGAGTAATGGGAATGAGAACCAGCTGTATGAATCATCAGCAAAAACCAAATTGTTTGATGATAATAAGAGGATTAACCAGACACCAAAGCCGCCGCATATGTTAATGCGGTTAATCCAACGTTATACCGAAGTTGGAGACACCGTTTTGGACAGTTACAGTGGTAGCGGGTCAATTATGTTAGCTGCTTATAACCTTGGACGTAAGGCTTACGGCTGTGAACTGAGCCGTTATACTCAAATTAAAGGAACTAACCGTGTAATGCGTTTCAGGCGCTATGTTGGGCAACGTATACTAAGAGCTGAACCTTGGATTGATTTAAAGGGGTTTGATGTTACGCCAGATGAACAAGAGTTGATTGATGACACGGTCTGGAACACACTGCAAATGTTGCCTGACACTCAACAACGAGTAAATTTAATCAACGAAGCGTTAATTAAAATCAAAAATGATTTCAGGAATCGGCGGGTTAATACCCAAGTTGATGCTGACCTTGCTCAGCTGGAACAAGTCACCCCTACACAACGTCAGGCAAAAACCGTTAAGCGTCAAAAGAGCGTTGAATATGCACTATACCAAGACTCAAGGTTAACAAAAAATGAGTTAGGAACATTACTTGGATTTGGTCAGGTTTGGGGAGCAACTAAAGATGACCCAATGAGTTCTTTTAAAGATTTATTTGGCGTTGATAGTGATGACATTGACAAAGTGGAGCAGTTGTTTGACCCTATTGCATTAAATTTAGCAATTCGTTTTCGATATCAGCACATGTTAAAACGTCATACGATGGATTTTTCAGAACTAATGTGCCAGTTTTCTGATAGTTTGCATGACCAAAAACACAAACCAACCGATGACCAAATAATTGAATATGAGCATTATCTACTGCAACTACTAAATGATTTGAACAATTATGAAAACCAGGTTCAAGAACAGCAATTGAATTATACGTTGAAGGCTGGCAAGGAGCTTGATAATTCTGAATCACAGGAGATTGTCGGTCAGATCAAATACTTCTATCGAATTGTCGGCATTCTGTTACGAACAATAAACGCTATCCATTATTATTTATTACTGAACCATGAAAATGATGAGGGTGCGGAGCCCGAGTATAATTTTATGGCGGATATTCAAGCAATCTTAACCGAAGAGCATTTCAGAAATGGTGACTACAACAAAGAGATTATGAGAAGCGCTGTGACTGGTGATACTCGTATCTTTGATAAGCGATTATTAAAGGATGATTTAGGCAACAAGTTAAAATCGCAGGGATTGAGCAACGGACTAAACTACTATAATGATTTTATGGCTAATAAGTTGCAGCGAAGTAATCCACATATCTTTGAAATCCCAGCACTTGCACCAAAGGCCATTATCAAAGGCTTGAAACTGAAACACGCCGATGCTAAGAAATACAGCATGTATAGTTTATTGGGCTGGTTTAAGGCTGGTAATAAAACTACTAAGGCAGATACTGAAATTGTGCGAGAAAAGTTTGAGAACAAGGTCGATGAAAAGCAGTATCTTAAGTCAACAATAGCTGATTTAAAGCACAATCGACATATGCAAGTGGCAGAAATTGCACGTCGATTGATGCTCACCCAATCAACGGTAAATAATTATTTGAAATCCGAATAA